One genomic region from Actinomycetota bacterium encodes:
- a CDS encoding YHYH protein produces MSGTMHGVRPPRSWRLLGVPVATVLALTACSSGTASRSRAPAAPANRRQNIWRTPSSSINPTALPLRDQHYVTDAPKKGYVFSCDPRMFQQTNAPGAQRDGPWIDKAAGTYDVTKKPVFRGHVYNRDAVFTITTTSDQRAIKGNGLALGVPTGIFPVEPGDPAYKYDRNPNRITAQNISFSIPRNPTPAASAACIYKEVGITLDGVQEHGPLDSTGRDELAHEIQDACTGGPQPGGGYHRHALSECTPHIDLRNALVGYALDGFGIFSPYDQNGKELTTRDLDACHGKTSKISWEGKTVSMYHYVMTRDFPYTVACFRGTPTRNAFPALPGAPPQH; encoded by the coding sequence TTGTCGGGAACAATGCACGGGGTGCGACCGCCTCGATCGTGGCGTCTCCTCGGCGTTCCTGTGGCCACAGTTCTCGCTTTGACCGCGTGCAGCTCCGGGACCGCGTCACGTTCCCGTGCTCCGGCGGCACCAGCGAATCGACGCCAGAACATCTGGCGGACGCCCTCGTCGTCGATCAACCCGACAGCATTGCCGTTGCGCGATCAGCACTACGTGACGGATGCGCCGAAGAAGGGCTACGTCTTCAGCTGCGATCCCAGGATGTTCCAGCAGACCAATGCCCCGGGGGCCCAACGGGACGGGCCGTGGATCGACAAGGCGGCAGGTACGTACGACGTCACGAAGAAGCCTGTCTTCCGGGGGCACGTCTACAACCGCGACGCGGTGTTCACGATCACGACGACGTCGGACCAACGTGCGATCAAGGGCAACGGCCTTGCGCTCGGCGTGCCCACCGGCATCTTCCCAGTCGAACCTGGCGATCCGGCCTACAAATACGATCGGAACCCGAATCGCATCACGGCCCAGAACATCTCCTTCTCGATTCCACGCAATCCCACACCGGCAGCATCGGCCGCGTGTATCTACAAGGAGGTTGGGATCACGCTCGACGGAGTGCAAGAGCACGGGCCTCTCGACTCCACCGGCCGCGATGAGCTCGCACACGAGATTCAGGACGCCTGCACGGGTGGACCGCAACCCGGCGGTGGGTATCACCGTCACGCGCTCTCGGAATGCACTCCTCATATCGATCTGCGGAACGCGCTCGTCGGCTATGCGCTCGACGGCTTCGGCATCTTCAGCCCCTATGACCAGAACGGGAAAGAGCTGACGACCAGAGATCTCGACGCCTGCCACGGCAAGACTTCGAAGATCTCGTGGGAAGGGAAGACCGTCAGCATGTATCACTACGTGATGACGCGAGACTTTCCCTACACGGTCGCATGCTTTCGCGGGACGCCGACGAGGAACGCCTTCCCGGCCCTTCCCGGCGCTCCTCCGCAACACTGA